One window from the genome of Pieris napi chromosome 3, ilPieNapi1.2, whole genome shotgun sequence encodes:
- the LOC125063276 gene encoding uncharacterized protein LOC125063276, which produces MSKQKEFKFHVIELLEPPYKDPEKYVCVPNSWIRLRETSDGPTLVKFPVEVLSKVKKRVKKQEFSENWTDFLANIKYSTKSYKDAKNYIKILNKICDQEQSSTKIVEDVPSTSDKKELESQSSSKTNKVRTTSTLYSDAEPVSKEIPKQLDLTNAEGRIGRKESKVGTAHASPQARRYLTRQSLRISLSGNKTVSLPDQATKESLPKTSQCVEESDKTNNNQENKPSENNLMKKWTIILALRSVFGDNFKETLEELHSKFEKNQLILEKMHLAFAENCKIIKQFIELTNEVCAGPDIGDLEPAVKELENIMMKVNINENNSDKATGSKVQNDARKKEEKKHNSDGTEVKNNNPLNKIRGLARKFTLPPEYDPNDSRWTLKHREKKSGVNELLPHSRVYIDAIQLSNIKITSKDSKILARSLLLEIFTENALSICSVFGKKPNAFDLEGTRVRPGLDEHARTVLLDYVKKHAAEQNWVEFESQLILNTIRNKMQEMRGKHQKIIEK; this is translated from the exons ATGAGTAAACAGAAAGAGTTTAAGTTTCATGTGATTGAGTTATTGGAACCACCATACAAGGATCctgaaaaatatgtttgcgTTCCGAATTCTTGGATAAGGTTACGTGAAACATCAGATGGTCCAACTCTTGTTAAATTTCCCGTTGAAGTACtatcaaaagtaaaaaaacgTGTTAAGAAACAAGAATTCTCAGAAAACTGGACAGATTTTTTGGCTAACATAAAATACAGTACAA aGTCCTATAAAGACGCAAAAAACTACATCAAGATACTGAATAAAATATGCGATCAAGAGCAGAGCAGCACGAAAATAGTCGAAG ATGTACCATCAACATCGGACAAGAAAGAACTCGAATCACAATCGAgctcaaaaacaaacaaagtccGTACAACTTCAACTCTATACAGTGATGCAGAACCAGTGAGCAAAGAAATACCAAAGCAACTTGACTTGACTAATGCCGAAGGAAGAATAGGCCGAAAGGAAAGCAAAGTTGGAACTGCCCATGCTTCCCCCCAAGCCAGAAGATATTTAACAAGACAGTCACTCAGAATATCTTTATCAGGCAATAAAACCGTTAGTTTGCCAGATCAAGCCACAAAAGAGAGTCTTCCGAAAACTAGCCAATGTGTTGAAGAAAGCGATAAAACTAACAACAACCAAGAAAATAAACCATCAGAAAATAACCTTATGAAGAAATGGACAATTATATTGGCTCTACGATCAGTCTTTGGTGATAATTTCAAAGAAACATTAGAAGAACTTCATAGTAAGTTTGAAAAAAACCAATTAATTTTAGAGAAAATGCATCTTGCGTTTGCGGAAAATTGTAAGATCATAAAACAGTTTATTGAGCTAACGAATGAAGTCTGTGCTGGTCCTGATATTGGTGATCTAGAGCCTGCAGTCAaagaattagaaaatattatgatgaaagtaaatataaatgaaaataattcagATAAAGCAACCGGATCAAAAGTACAAAATGATGCTCGAAAAAAGGAAGAGAAAAAACACAATAGTGACGGTAcagaagttaaaaataataatccacTAAATAAGATCCGTGGCCTAGCGCGCAAGTTTACTTTACCACCAGAGTACGATCCGAATGACTCAAGATGGACCCTAAAGCATCGGGAAAAGAAAAGTGGTGTCAATGAACTCCTACCACATTCACGGGTGTACATAGACGCCATTCAACTAAGCAACATTAAAATAACGTCGAAAGACAGCAAAATCCTTGCGCGATCGTTGTTACTGGAAATTTTTACCGAAAACGCATTAAGTATATGTTCTGTATTTGGAAAAAAACCCAATGCATTTGACTTGGAGGGAACAAGGGTAAGGCCCGGTCTAGATGAACATGCAAGAACAGTTTTATTGgattatgttaaaaaacatGCGGCTGAACAAAATTGGGTTGAATTTGAATCGCAGCTGATTTTGAACACTATTCGTAACAAAATGCAAGAAATGAGAGGCAAAcatcaaaaaattattgaaaaataa
- the LOC125063280 gene encoding venom allergen 5-like isoform X2, whose translation MKYIIWDEELAAKAAEWASNNQYTHNPDRTVGSYRFTTGENIFSPETTDQSYKFEPRSAVDSWFSEHKDFNYGPLQSWQFHPFAKKIGHYTQVAWSDSIYLGCGVSKAYRNGWVSYTVVCNYGPTGNNMGWTPYPAGRPSGQLVCANDCSRFYGYKCSNLF comes from the exons ATGAAGTATATT attTGGGACGAGGAGTTGGCAGCAAAAGCAGCTGAATGGGCCTCCAATAATCAATATACCCATAACCCGGATAGAACTGTCG GTTCATATCGCTTTACTACCGGTGAAAATATATTCTCGCCAGAAACCACGGATCAGTCATACAAATTTGAACCGAGAAGTGCAGTGGATTCCTGGTTCAGTGAACACAAAGACTTCAACTATGGACCTTTGCAATCTTGGCAATTTCACCCTTTTGCTAAGAAGATTGGTCATTACACACAG gtGGCATGGTCCGACTCAATTTATTTAGGCTGTGGGGTCTCTAAAGCATATAGAAATGGATGGGTTTCTTACACCGTTGTATGCAACTATGGACCGAC TGGAAATAACATGGGTTGGACCCCCTATCCCGCCGGAAGGCCGAGTGGCCAGCTCGTATGTGCCAACGATTGCAGTAGATTCTACGGGTACAAGTGTAGcaatctattttaa
- the LOC125063280 gene encoding venom allergen 5-like isoform X1, giving the protein MYRFVLFLSLFSYAASKSELSCRHIREFVDRHNYWRLKLAKGEIPNQPAASEMKYIIWDEELAAKAAEWASNNQYTHNPDRTVGSYRFTTGENIFSPETTDQSYKFEPRSAVDSWFSEHKDFNYGPLQSWQFHPFAKKIGHYTQVAWSDSIYLGCGVSKAYRNGWVSYTVVCNYGPTGNNMGWTPYPAGRPSGQLVCANDCSRFYGYKCSNLF; this is encoded by the exons ATGTATCGGTTTGTTCTTTTCTTAAGTTTGTTTTCCTACGCAGCGTCGAAGT CTGAGCTGTCATGTAGACATATTCGCGAATTCGTGGATAGACATAATTATTGGAGGTTGAAATTGGCGAAGGGTGAAATACCTAATCAACCGGCGGCATCGGAAATGAAGTATATT attTGGGACGAGGAGTTGGCAGCAAAAGCAGCTGAATGGGCCTCCAATAATCAATATACCCATAACCCGGATAGAACTGTCG GTTCATATCGCTTTACTACCGGTGAAAATATATTCTCGCCAGAAACCACGGATCAGTCATACAAATTTGAACCGAGAAGTGCAGTGGATTCCTGGTTCAGTGAACACAAAGACTTCAACTATGGACCTTTGCAATCTTGGCAATTTCACCCTTTTGCTAAGAAGATTGGTCATTACACACAG gtGGCATGGTCCGACTCAATTTATTTAGGCTGTGGGGTCTCTAAAGCATATAGAAATGGATGGGTTTCTTACACCGTTGTATGCAACTATGGACCGAC TGGAAATAACATGGGTTGGACCCCCTATCCCGCCGGAAGGCCGAGTGGCCAGCTCGTATGTGCCAACGATTGCAGTAGATTCTACGGGTACAAGTGTAGcaatctattttaa